ATGTGTAAATATGGTGAAAAACACTTGTTATTGCTGTCTAGCATGGACAGTATTTggagtttcttttctctgttaagTAAGTCATCCAGAGAACATACTAGGAGGAGTACGTGACtcttaatattttccttatcaGAATATGTAAATAAGGATAATAGGTACTTTTAGGTACATGGTTCTTTAGGTACTTCCCTAGAAATAGAGGTACgggtctattttttttttttcctgggagtGATGGAGTTCTGTGTCTAagaacttctgcagaaaaacaaatgctgttatGTTGTCACTGTTTGTCACTATAGTGCTTCCTAATTTACAGGtgtgttttaatgaagaatGTTAGTTTTGTTCCTATATTAGACTAAAATTGCATGGATTATACTCTGAATTTTGCATTTGCGAATAAAGATCTAATTATATTAAATCTgagagaatttttcttttctctaagaaaaaatctgtttccccTCTGCCCTAAAAGTTTTCATTAGCCTGGGAAGTTTGACAATGAAGTTTATGTGGGCAGAAGCTTATAACATCATATGTTTTCTCACTCaagcaaaaagaacaaacatcCTAGGCACATCATTTCTCAGTTGAGTCTGTAGAACTTTGTAGCATATAAAAGAAGCCATTTGActtaaaggggaaaataattgCTAGCTTCAATAGGTGATACAACAACTACTTGGAACGTGTCAGACAAAACATGAATAGCTTTATATGAagctgggggaggagagggaatagatttttctgtgtatttaaaaaatcatctgtGACTGAATGTCAGTAAAAGTATATTggtgaaaagctgttttgaatGTTTCTGGCAGTCATTTATAGAATCCAGTCAGAAATTCTACCATGCTGGACTAGAACAGACTGACTTCAAGAGTGCTTCAGAGGattccagaaaacaaataaatggcTGGGtagaagaaaagactgaaggTGAGTGTTCTGCAGAACTCCCTGCTGCATTTAGTGGTAGTCAGGGCTTGCATAAACAGCTACTTCAAGATGTCATattgtgattctttttttcttttaaaaaaaagaaaccacaattATTGAACTCTCTCTGATTGGTACATAATTCCTTTAATTAGCCAGTAATTAATACGCATTAGATACTATCTGTGATAATTATATACATGCCACTgttaaaaattgtgttttctttcaatgtATCCtaaaggtaaaattaaaaacCTGCTGGCAGAGGGAATTCTTGATTCAATGACCAGACTTGTGTTGGTGAATGCCATCTATTTCAAAGGCAATTGGGAAAAGAAGTTTGACAAAGAGAAGACAAACGAAGCgctatttaaaattaacaagGTATGATGTACTAACATGCTGACAATACAATGATACATTTaacttggaaggaaaaaaaatcattcaggcAGCGTTACCTTAGGTAGGCTGCATGGAGCTTCTTACTGCCTGTCCCCTTGATATGAAAGCTCTTTGCTTAGTTTCTGTTAAGGTTCATGTAATTACTAGGATTTTTAATATCACACAACTATTTCTCCAGGATGAAAACGAATTGGTAATGTGAATTCTGTAAGAACTCACCTGCTTAAAACAAGCACTATGCAAAATTAAAGCCCTCATGCCTGATTTCAAACTGTCACTCTCACAGTGATGAAATATATTCATGAATGCTTGAAACTGCTCCACTTTTCATGTAGGGCATTATATTGCTCTCCCCATACTACGTACTGTAGCACTTCAGAAACCACTGGACTGACTTGGTTCCTGTTTGGAAGGAAGGTTTGCCATCGGTTTCCCCACAGAGATGACACAAAGCCCAGGCTTATGTATTTGCTTAGGGCaaacctccctctccctcctgcagAGACAGATCCAATGATGTATCAGGGTGTGAGGCCCGGCCTAGCTCTTGGATtaccattttctttgcaaacagttttatttgcttgtttttgaagATTCTAGTCTTTGAGATCAAGATACAACGTTTTCCAAGTAGCTGTGGGATTGAGTAATGCTACTTTGGCTCAGCCAAGGAACTCGCTTTTAGATACGCAAACAACTGCAAACCTCTTTCCTTGTTACAACCAAATGgcttaaatttgtattttcatcttGCTAATGACTAGCCACTGATGAGCTGCAGAAGTCAATGAGTAGGCTCAAATGAGCAGTTGGAAACCCCAGGTGCTAACCCGAAGCTTTAAGCTAGTTATTTTACAGTCTGTCCAGGATTAGAGTTACTTTAACATCCCAGTAGTCTTCTCAGAATCCTATGACATCTAGTATATCTTTGACTTTTGCACTTCTTAGGACTTGCTGGATGATTTTTGGCATGCTGTGTGGCCTTTTCTTTGCTTATCCATCCTTTACGTGCGTCATTGATTGCTGTTGCAAAATCACTTCTGGCATAATCTGAGGGCATTGTTTCAAGGgactttccttttaaaaaaaaaaaaaaagcaacaccttGCATGGTTATCTTGTAAAGGTAAGGGGAAAAGTGATTAAACTTAActaaaaaggaggaaaatgtaaACCAAAAGTAGTTGATGTTCCATGTGTAAATGGAAGGAGAtggtgaaaaatgaaacagaaaaatcttacGCCTTCTTACTACCtttgtgacttttaaaaattcaaaatgatgCTCTCAATGCCTTAGCATTTCAGtagcatattaaaatatttcaattccTTTGTTATAGTGCTTAGAGCCACACAGGGTGAAATGGAAATACCtacatagaaattattttttattaatttaaagcAAGGAACCTAGGCCCTGCTTCTTACCAGCTCTCCTTAGTGCTTCTCAGTAGTTCTTAACTGAACAAATGTGTGTTCTTGCTTCTTTGCcttaaaacaaatttcacatatatttccacattagcaattaaaaattaaatctcagGCATCCTTAATTCTTATCTTTTACTTTATGGAAGAGTGACAAGGCTGTACACTGAAGTGTACTTAGAATTTGACTGTACAGCGACCTAAAAAGCTCTAAGTAACTGGTTGCCCCTGCTTCGTATTTTAAGACCAGCATACTGGCTCAGTAGTAACTGTTGATGTCTTTATTTCAGAATGAGACCAAACCTGTGCAGATGATGttcagaaaagataaatttaacATGACCTATATTGGAGACCTGGAGACCAAAGTCCTTGAGCTCCCATATGTTGGCAATGAACTCAGCATGATCATCCTGCTCCCTGATGCAATCCAGGATGAATCTACTGGCTTGGAAAAGGTAAGCTGTTGAGCTAAATCCAGACAGTTTGTATCCGGCCAGGGAAGCGAGTTTGGTACTGCATGTGAACCTGCAGTTCAGTTCCAAAGCTATAATATCACTGGTGCTCAGGATTGGCTGAAATATGTCCCATACCTCCCTGCTCCCAAAGCGGCATGTATTCTTTTCACTACTGGTCAAGCTGTGTGCTACCCCCTAAGTCAGAGGCTATGGAAGATGTAACCCTCATCAGGAGCAGGAGTTAGCTATGGTTATGGTGAAGCCCTAGTACGGTGAGCAGCAGGTGAGAGCAGATCTGGGGGAGCAATTACAATTTCCAATATGGACTTTCTATAGCTTGTCCCATAGGTCTTCCTTACTGAACAGCTGGCACATTGTCACTGGCCCTCTACTTAGAAACATGCTCACAGGGAAGTCTGTGGTCTCCTCTGTTGTAGAGATACAAGTTTTGGTTGCCTTGTGCTCTGGCCAAGCAATTAGTAAGTTTTTCGAACACTGACTACAAAGGGTGTTGTAAGCAGGCTTTTTCACTAGCCTGTCAGCTGGAAGATCCTGAAATAGGATCTTTTGGTTAAAAGGAAGAACtgggtttggtttcttttggaCCTTGTTAtcagtttttctgtgcttttacttcccatatgtaaaaatatatatatttttttacagtctAATGTGTTTTATAAAAGTAAACTTTGAGATACTATCTCATAGTAATGTATCTACCACAGAGAGCATACAGGATTGATCTCAGCTGAAGCCATAGTCTCTAGTAAGTAATAAAATTTGTACTTTGGCTTAAGACCCTGTGAGCTCCAGAAAAAGATGCACATTATGCACTCTATAAACAGATATAGTAATCACCACTTATGCCTGCATAAAATTGTGACtcttcttgttttaattatgtaactttggaggctttttttttttttttagctggaaAGAGAACTTACATATGAGAAGCTGATAGATTGGATTAATCCTGAAATGATGGACATGACAGAGGTGAACGTGTCTTTGCCCAGATTtaaattggaagaaaattaCGATCTGAAACCTCTTTTGAGCAACATGGGAATGCCTGATGCATTTGACTTACAGAAGGCAGACTTCTCAGCCATTTCAGCTGGTAACGAGCTAGTGCTTTCCGAAGTGGTTCACAAGTCCTTTGTGGAAGTCAATGAAGAAGgcactgaagcagcagctgccacgGCAGGAGTGATGTTAATGCGCTGTGCTATGATCGTTCCTGATTTCACTGCTGATCATCCATTCCTCTTCTTCATCCGGCACAACAAAACTTCCAGCATTCTGTTTTGTGGCAGATATTGCTCTCCCTAAAAAGATGTCTTGACAAAGTGCTGCCGTTAACATGGTAACTTTGTTCCTTTAGGATAGGATTACTCTTTTGCACTAACTGCCTCTTTCAACTGTGTCTGAATCCACTTCTCTGGTCATTAATTTGGGCTTCAGTAGAGTACCAGAGACACTTAGACATACACAGCAGCTGCCATTTAAAACAGGTTTGCTATTCTGTGCACCTGAGTAGAGAGTTTTCTAACTTCTTGGTGACGAAATATGTTCAGTGGACGCTTGAATCTGTGCTTGTAGTTCCCATCACACTTTCCTTTTTGTGGCCACCAGACAGCGAATCAGATAGTGACTGTTATAAATTAGTCGGAAAAAGTTTGAATTAAGTCAGTCAATTTATTGAGAAAGCAATCAGCAAGCAAAACAGCGCTGGGCGGCCGGGGGAACTCGTGCTCCTCCAAGCGGCGCGCACCTTCCCCCTTTTGCGGTCCCCTTTTATCATTCAGTTCTTCCGGGTTCCGTGGCAGCTGCGTCAGTTGTTGCTAGGGGGTCGTCGCGTCCCTGTCGCTTCTGTCCCTCCGGTGGTCACACGGATGAAGACAGccatccttctctctcttccttattCGGTTATATTAGTCCTTGAGTACGTTACCGATTTAGCAACCTATTATTTACACAATGTTCTCTCCACCATGGACCTGAGATATCCTGTCTCTGGGAGATGTCTCAGCATTCCAGCCACTGTTTGAATAACTCCCTTCGTTCCTTTAATGtagcaaaataatgaacaaacattCTTGCCGCCTATCACAGTGACatctcagaaaaggaagaagtagATCTTGTTTCTGACAGATTGGAAGACATCTCATGCTGTgttccctgtttttcttcccatccccagtattttttgtcttttttcattcttccagaacgtttaacattttcataaagGTGAAGGGAGATGAAAGGAGGCTTTGGCAACCTGTTATATGTTATTAAGCATCCTGActagatttgtttttttggatGGTAACTGGACAGCACTTATACAAGAGTGGGAATAAAAGTATGTCTCTGTAATAAGTGACCTTGCAGGTTTTCATGGGGTAAGGATCGTTGTCTTACCACTATGTGACAGCTGGGTATGTTAGCTATCACCTAGTTTATTAGCCCTTTAACAAAGAATGTAATAAAAAGCATATGGTTCCTCTGTGGTATTTAAATgccaaagttttatttttttctatctctATATTTTTCCTATTCATGGTTTGTTAAACCTCTTTTGCCAAAGATAAAAACTAAAGTGACTTTGCTAACagtgatttgttttgctgttcctgaaataataaatgaacTCATGGTGAGTGCTGTGGGAGTTCCTTTCTTTTGTGACCATAAATCATGCAACACCtgtaacaagaagaaaacaactacTTCTTGACGGAGGGCAATCAGCTTTCACCTAACAATAGGAATTCATTCCTTACCATGGGCTTTGCCAAATGCTGCAAACCCTAGGTGCTGACTGGGATTACTGCCAAGTTTGGGGTCCGTCTTAGGATTCATTATAAAGAGCCTTTAGGGCAGGGGCTCTGAAGCCCAGCACTCATTTCTGGCCAGGAGGCCAGCGCTCCCTGTACCTTGGAGTGCATCCAAAGGGCGCTTGCTTTTCAGGGTGGGCGCGGTGCATCAGCCACACCAGGTGATGAGGACGAAGCCATCATTTGGTGTCAGGgaagcagccaccagcaggcGTGGGCTGCACGTCGCTGCTCACACCCCTGGCCTTGGCTCTCCCCGCCCCGAGGCTGCTGGACCGCAGCGGGGCTTCCGCACGGCTCGGTGCAGGTAGGTGggcaagcagcaggagggggatgggtcagcccctgccccagtgTGGTTTCTGCAGGAATGGGGCCATAAcggaaggaaaagaggaatttttGCTTCCCCCTGCACGCCCcgcagggtgctgctggggggctgcagacAGCCGGCGCCACTGAAGCATGATCGATCGTGGTGTGGTGCTGTAAGTGAAAGTAAAAGTAcgcttttccttctgtcttttaatCTAggctttttctaaaaaaaaaaaaaaatcacaactgcCTGGCAGCTGAAGCAATGGTTTTTTTAGAATTTCTACAGAAAGCCTGGGCTGGAAATCCCCTGATTTCAGCGTGAGCTTCTCCACATAGCTGGGTCTGGGCGGTAGCGCAGTGGtactgctgggctgctgccttGGTTGTGGGGCGGAAGGAGCACAAAATGTCCATGGTGAAGTGACGCCTTATAGAAGAGAGAAGCTAGAAACCACCAAACCTAAAATCCCCCCtgcaagcaaagagaaaaagtcttcctgctccagcaggaaggTTTTATGGTACTAACCAGTACCACCG
The genomic region above belongs to Cygnus atratus isolate AKBS03 ecotype Queensland, Australia chromosome 2, CAtr_DNAZoo_HiC_assembly, whole genome shotgun sequence and contains:
- the LOC118251024 gene encoding serpin B6-like, whose translation is MDSLSAANTTFALDLLRQLCEKNGTRNLFFSPFSISSALSMILLGSKGNTEAQIAKVLSLNKAEDAHNGYQSLLSEINDPDTKYILRTANRLYGEKTFEFLSSFIESSQKFYHAGLEQTDFKSASEDSRKQINGWVEEKTEGKIKNLLAEGILDSMTRLVLVNAIYFKGNWEKKFDKEKTNEALFKINKNETKPVQMMFRKDKFNMTYIGDLETKVLELPYVGNELSMIILLPDAIQDESTGLEKLERELTYEKLIDWINPEMMDMTEVNVSLPRFKLEENYDLKPLLSNMGMPDAFDLQKADFSAISAGNELVLSEVVHKSFVEVNEEGTEAAAATAGVMLMRCAMIVPDFTADHPFLFFIRHNKTSSILFCGRYCSP